GCTGCCCGCCTGACATCTGGTTGGGACGGTGGGAGGCCAACTCGGATATGCCCAGGGTGTCCAGCATTTCCATGGCGATTTTCTCGGCGGTGGCGGAGTCGTGGCCGGCATAATATAAGGGCAGCTTTACGTTTTCGAGCGCCGTGGATCGGGCCAACAGGTTGTAGCGCTGGAAGACGACGCCCAGCCGTTTATTACGCAGGATAGAGAGTTCCCGGTCATCCAGTTGGTTGACCTCGACCCCTTCCAAGATGTAGGTGCCGCTGGTTTGGCGGTCCATGCCCCCCAGTATGTTGAGCAGGGTGCTCTTGCCGGAGCCGGAAGGCCCCATGATGGCTACCATTTCGCCCCTATCTATGTCCAGGTCAATGCCCCGAAGAGCCATCACTTCTACACCGGACAAGGGGTAGACCTTGGTCAGCCCCCGACACTGTATCAAAGGAGCGGATTGTGTCACCGCGTCATCTCCCCCTTCTGCCCTAGTGCATGAACGGGCCGCCGGGGAAGGCTGGCCCAGCGTTGTTCCGGGTGGACGATCTGGTGCTGGTCGAACTGGTGGAGGTAGCCGTCGAGTTGACCTTGCTGGTTATAACTACCTCGCCTTCTTTCAACCCGGACTTGATCTCGATACTCACGTCATCTGACAGGCCCGTTTCCACCCATTTGAGGGCCTCTTTGCCGTCGACCAGTACAACTATGGGTTTTCGATTCGAGGCCTGGTTCGTGGCCCGGCCGGAAAAGTTCGAGGTTTCTTTGGTTTGGGACCGGGCTTGGGACGAGCTGGACCTGACGTCAGTCCCAGTCTTTGAAAGCGACCGGTTGGATGCCAGGTAGGTCTCTCCATAGTCGAGGGCGGACTGGGGCACAGCCAGGACGTTTTTGGCCTCGCCAACGATTATGGTGATGGACGCCGGCATCCCGGCTCTCAAATCCTGGTAATCGTCGATGCTGATGACCGCGTCATAGACCTGGACGTTGTTGGAAGTAGTGGCCAGCGGGGAAAGGGACAACAGCTTGCCCGAAAATTCCCGATCGGGATAGGCGTTGACTGTGAACGTTACTTTCTGCCCTACTTTGACTTTGCTGATGTCGGCTTCGTTTACCTGGGCCGCCAGTTGGAGTTCGGTGGAGGAGACGGTGATGCTGAACTGGGAAGAGCTGGCTTCAGAAGCGGTACCGGCCGCGGTCCACTGCCCGGTATTGCCGGTGATGGCGGCGACGAAACCGTCAAACGGGGCGGTCATGACGCAGTTTTTCAGGTTGTTTTGGGCTTGGGCTACCTGGGCTTCGGCTGATTTTAACTGGGCAGCAGCTACTTCGATGTCTCCTTTGTCTTTGGTGAGTTCCAGGTTGCTGAGGGCGTTCTGGTACTGGGAGAGAGCCGATTGGTAGCTGGCGCGGGCCGAATCTAAATCCGACTGAGAAATTACCCCTGCCTCGAACAAAGGTTGGGCTCGTTCGAATTCTGCCTTGGCCATATCGAGACTGCTCTTGCTTTGGTCTACCTGGGCCTGAGCCTGGGCTACCTTATGAGGGTAGGCGGAAACAAGTCGGTTGTAGCTGGCCCGGGCATTGTCGAGACTGGCCTGGGCTTGTTCAAGGGCGGTTTCGAGGTCCTCGCTCCTTTCTACAGCCAGGACCTGCCCGGCCTTGACGGTGTCCCCGACTTTGACCTTACATTCTTGAACATAACCCTGGGATTTGAAGGTCAGGGTCACGCTCTGGACCGGTTCAACCTGACCTGAGGCGGTTGCAGTTTGAACGATGTCGGCATAACTTGCCTGGTAGGTTATGTACCCGGTGTCTTTAGACCCGGCCCCAATAAGTTTCCAACCCGCGATTCCGACCAGCAATACGGCTATCGCTACCGCGGCCAGCTTAGTTTTCTTTGATAGCCGCGACCAAACGCCGGTTAATTTTTTCAACATGCGTTTCTCTCCTCTCTCCAACCTGTAACGGGTTACGTTTCGTCAAAGAACATAGACCCTCACGACACCTAACGGTGTCACCACTAGAGAATGAAAATTTGACCGACCTTCCCAAAAAACACGGGAACAATTACGCCAAATTTATAATCATCTAGCAAAATCTGTCTAAATCTGTGTGCATCTGTGGTTTATTTTAGGGGTAGATTGAGTCCAAGAAGCGAGTCCCTTTCAACTCTTAACTCTTAATTCTCAATTCTTAATTCTTAATTCTTAACTCTTGCCTCTGCATTCTCAATTAACTCCCACTGTACGCCCAGGGGGTGGCGAAGGCTTTGGCTAGGACCGCGTGCTGGCATTTGGCCTCGAGCAGGGATTGGTAGGCTTTAGCCGCTTCGGCTTCTGCCTGGGCTACTTCCATGCGGCTGGCGGCTCCGTACTTGAGTTTGAGCTGGGTCCACTCCAGGTTCTGCTGGGCGGTTTGGGACTGGCTGAGCAGGTTTTGGTAGTTCTTCTCAAGCTGGGTTATGCTGCTGTAGAGTGAGCGTACCTGCTGCTCGAGCTGGTTCTTGGCTGAGACCAGGTTCTGCTCGGCCATAGGGATCGACAGTTGTTGGGCTTTGTATGAATTGTATTCAGCATTACTGAAGCTGTATATGTCCAGGGCTATCTGGGCCTGGTTGACGGAGAGCTGGGCCCGTTTTACGGTCGGGCTTTCATCCAGGGCTCGGGATACTTCGGCCTCGATGCTGGTGATTTCGACTGGGTCGTATGCGGGTTCGTCTGTGAGCACGGGACGGGCCGAAGACGACAGGCCTATCAGTTGGTCGAGCTTCAGATACGCGTCTTCCAAATTTTGCTTAGCGGTCTCCAGTTGGGCCTGCGCGGCTTGACACGAATTTTCTTGCTGTTTCACTTCCAAGAGGCTGGCTTTGCCGAACTGGTGCTTGAGAACGGCAGCTCTCTTCTGGTAGTCGGCATAAGCGTAACTCTTTTCGGCTGCCGTTAGAGCTGCCTGGGCTTGAAGCACGTTGAAATATGCCTGATATACTTGGATGGTTACCGAATCTTTTTGGGACGCGAACTCCTTTTTCGCTACCTGCCAGTTGAGGTCTTTCTGAACCAGGTTGTTGAAGGCTTTTTCGGTCTCGGCGTCCGCCTGCCCGGTCGGGGTGTAGCTGACAGCCGTGGCCGCTGCTTCCCGTTCGTACTCCGCCTGTTCCAAAGAAAGCTCTTTGGTCTTGAGCGAAGGACTGTAGGACAAGGCCATTTCAACCGCCTGCTCGAGGGTCAGGGATTGAGTTTGGTCCGCTGCCCTGGCCGGGGGACAAATAGACAGCATGCCGAACAGTACGGTTAAGGCGATTACCAGGGATTTTCGCATGCCATTCACCTCTTTATTCCCCTTTTGCACGATCAGGGGAGTCCTCATTTACGTTCGAGCCGGGTGCATACGCGCCATTGTCAGGTGTCGTGGCATCCCCGGCTGGAGCTTCGGGGATTTCGTGCCGCGCATCGCCGTTTTTCAATCGTGCTTTTTCTTTTGGCCGTTTAAGCACCTTATAAGCGAGAATAAGCCCGGTTATGGTCACCAGTATGAAACCGATGGCAACCACATCTAAGAGCAGCGAGAAATCATAATTGCCGGCCCGTCCTTCGTGCAGGGCCCTAATCACTGCCAGAGTACCCAGATCTCGGCCGCCCGCGTACGGCCCGCCGGAGCCGGCTCTTCCTCTTTGCAACCCTGGGCCTTCCCATCCTGGCGTGCCTACTTGGGTGCTTTCATTCAACCCGAGGCTTGCATCGAACCCCGCTCTGGGCGGCCCTTGACCAGACCAGTGAGAGTTGGCCAGGATGAGGCCGGTTATCGACTGCAGCAAAAGGAATACGGCTACGATGACCCCCGTCCAGAGGTGTAGTTTGCGAATAGTCTTCAAAATCATCCACTCCTCCTGTCAAAAGACTTGGTATTCTGTTTCTACCATAACCAATATCTGTTACTGTTTTGTGAACAAACTCTAACAAAATTAAAAACACCGATTACACACGAATTCCCAGAGCCGGTGTTTGCCCATCACTTAAAAAAACGGCTCTATTAAGTAAGCGGAGACTATCTTTTCCACCCGGTAACTTAAGGAAAAGGCTCTTCGGGCGAAATCAGTTCTCCGCAGGTACTGCCGGGATGGAAAAAAAGAAAGTCGATCCTTGCCCGGGCTGGCTATGAACCCCAACTTTCCCGCCGTGAGCCTCTACTATTTGCTTGACGATAGCCAGGCCCAGCCCGGTCCCGCCCAGGCTGCGGGAACGAGATTTCTCCACCCGGTGAAACCTATCCCATATATATGGCAGGTCTTCCTCGGGGATTCCTGGACCTTCGTCGCTAACTTCGATTTGAACCAATCCGTTGTCTGAACCGGCCTTGACGGTCACCGTTTTGCCGGGAGGAGAGTAACGGATGGCATTCTCTACCAGGTTAGTTAACACCTGCTCCATGCGGTCTTCGTTAGCCAGCATCAGCGGCAAGCTCTGTGAAATATCGACTTTTACCGAGATCTGGTGTTGCTCGAGTTGCGGCCCCAGCTTGAAAAGGACGCGGCTCACCAGCTCGCTAACTTCGATTGGATGGAGTTCCCATACGATCTTACCCGCTTCCATCTGGGCCAGGTCTAACAGCTCGCGGATTAACCGGGTTAAACGAACTGTTTCTTGGTGGATCACCTTTAGGTAGTGTCTTTGGGCCTCGGGGTCGCTGATGGTGCCGTCTAATATGGCTTCTATAAATCCCCGGATCGAGGTCAGGGGGGTGCGCAGTTCGTGCGAGACGTTGGCTACCAAGTCACGGCGCCAGACCTCGAGGTTTTTGATATCGGTTATGTCCTGGAGCACGCCTACGGCACCGCTTATTTTGCCTGCGCCGTTGGTCAAAGGAGCAACATGGATCAGGACACAAGTTTTCCCGCCGTTCAGATCCAACTCAGCCGAGCGCGGTTCTCCTGAATCAGTCACGCTCGCAAAAACCTCAGGTATTCCCGAAAACGGCAGTTCGGAGAGCGGGCGGTTAATGATGTCTTCCGGCTTCACGGCTAAGGTTCTGGAGATGGCGGTATTGGCGAGGATAACTTGACCTTGTCCGTCCACAGCCAACACCCCTTCTGCCATGTGAGCGAGAATGCTTTCAATCTTGCTCTTTTCTCGGAAAAGAGCGGTTACGGTGGCATCTAAAGACTCTGCCAGGTAATTGAAATCCTGGGCCAGTTGGCCTACTTCGTCACTGGTGGTAACTTCGATTCGCTGGTCAAAGTTACCTTTGGCCATTTCGCGGGTTATCCGGCTCATTTGGCTAAGAGGACGGGATATGGAGCGAGAGAGCCACGTTCCTACCAGGGCTGAGAGCACCACGGCTGCTGCTGCCGCGTAAAGGATGAGGGACCGGATGGCGTTGATGGTAGCAGTTAAACCCGCGATCGGTGCGGCTATGGCCAGGGCTCCTGCCACTTGGTCTTGCGCATACACCGGAACTGTAACCGAAAGCACGGCTTCCTGAAAACGCTTGTGGTACCCGCGAGAACTGATGGTCTCCCCGTTGAGGATGCGCTCGGCCTCCCCGGCTGTCAGCCAAAGGGGCGGGTGAAGCGGAACACCGGCGCTTGCCAGTTGCAGGTTTTCTTTATCGACTAACAGCACGCGGGCATTCAGAAAATGGCCGAGGGTAACCAGCATGGGATCTATCGGTTGTTCTGGGTTACCTTCGAGGTACGCGGATACTAGTAGCGCTAATTCCTGCCCTTTTCGTTCGAGCTCATGCTGTTTGGATGTGTAAAAATAGTTGGCTAATAGTTGAGAAGTAGCGAGCCCGACCGCTATCAAGGTTACCAGGGTTATAGCGAGGTAAGAAGCCATCAACTTGGTAAAGAGGTTTGCACGCATCTATTCTGCCACCTCAAACTTGTAACCTCGTCCCCATACTGTTCTTATGTACCGCTGCTTGACCCCTGATTCCAGCTTTTCTCTTAGCCGTTTGATATGGGTGTCTACTGTGCGGGGGTCCCCCAGGTAATCGTAATCCCACACGTAGGAAAGCAGTTGCTCTCTGCTATACACCTTCCCAGGATGGCTGGCGAGAAACCACAGTAATTCGAACTCTTTGGGGGTAAGGGAAACCCTGCGACCGTCAACCTCAACCAGGTGACTATCGTAATTCACAGTCAGGCCTGGATAGAACAAAACCCTGTTTCCATCTTGATTAGCCAAAGAGGTACGGCGCAGCACGGCTTTGACCCGTGCGACCAGCTCGATGGGGCTGAATGGTTTGCAAACGTAGTCGTCGGCTCCCAAATCCAGCCCCAATACCCGGTCGGACTCCTCTCCTTTGGCGGTGAGCATGATAATGGGAGCATTGCTCATCGCGCGAATCTCCCGGCACACCGTCCAGCCATCCTTTTTCGGCAGCATGATGTCAAGAATTACGAGGTCCGGGTTATTCGACCGGAATTTGCTGAGAGCCTCTTCTCCGTCCCAGGCCGCTTCGACGGCATACCCTTCTTTCTCTAAATACAATCTCAGTAGTTCTTGAACCAGCTCTTCATCTTCTACGACGAGAATGGTGGAAGCCATGGACAAGCCTCCTTTCCTCAACTCCGTTTCAACTCTGGTTTGTCAGGGAATCATCAACAATCATTTCCGACAAACCATGGTCTTTCCGGTTAGCTTCATTATATCCCAAACTCTTTACAGTTTTGTGACGACACCAAATACATTATGTTTTGTTCTAGACTAGGAGGATTTTGACGAAAGAGATCGAATATATAACCTTGGCCTGTCAAGGCATGCATGAATATGCCTCATGTCTTGACGCAAGAAGTTACCAGTTTATAGAAGAGAGAGACCGGGTTTTCCTGGGGTCAAAAGTGCAGCTCACGAAGGATCTGCTCCTGTGTTTCTCTTCAAACCTTTCAGGTAAGAGGGAAATAAGGGGGAAGATCTTATGAGCTTCGAGCTTAACCTTAAGCTGTTCGATACCGGAGTAGTATCGTAATTGCCCAGCGCGGAAGAAAGATAGCGCCCCTGTGGTGAAGGCGCAGGGCCCGCGATCAGACTTCATAAGGTTTGTTTTTGCTCAGCGAGGCTTTTTGTTTCGACTTGCAGCGTCTGGGAATGATGGAAAGACGTAACTGCAAGAGAGATGCAAGTGAGCCTGGACTGGGTTTCTGGAAGCGAAACAGCAGGGCAAAAAAGTCAGTGCCGGGACCGGTAGACAGAGAGATGGCGAGCAGTTGGGGTTATTATTCGGCTTAAGAGCTGCATTGTTTGATAAATTGAGCAGAGGGAGGGTATCAAATGGGTAGACCAGAAAAAATCAGTCTCAAAGAGGCGGCCAGTTTGATCAAAGACGGCGACCTGGTAGCTTTTAGCGGGTTTACTATCTGGCGCCGTCCGGTAGCCCTGTGTTACGAGTTAGTGAGGCAGGGCAGGAAGAATTTGCATTTGTTCGAGGTTCAAGGTGGCTTCCACAGCGACATGCTAGTTGGGGCCGGGTGTGTCAAAATATGGGAAGGCAGCTGGATGGGGCAGGAAATCCTAGGAAAAGTAGGAGAAAACCTGTCGCGCAAGCAGTGTGCGGGAGAGATCCTCACCGAGGACTTCAGCCACGGTCATGCCGTTGCCCGCATAGTGGCAGGGTCTCTTGGGCTCCCCTTCTTTCCGACTGCCTTGGCTATGGGGACCGACATCCTCAATCCTAAGTACGATATGCTGGGGAATGCAGGTTTGAGAGACGGTTCCAATCCCAAGATACCGCGCAAGAAGTACGATGTCATGAAAGACCCGTTCTATGACATGGGAGAGCTTTTACTGATGCCGGCTGTGAACCCCAATTGGGCCTTGATTTATGCTCCCTACGTCGGCACCGAAGGCACTGTAAGAGTGCTGGCTCAGAGTTACAATGACATGGACGTCATCAAAGCATCCGACAAGGTTATCGTGATCTGCGAAGAAATAGTGCCTGATGAATACCTCCGCCGAGAACCCGAAAGAAACATTGCCTCCGGATATGAGATCGACTATATAGTCGAGTGTCCGTGGGCAGCCCATCCCACCGGTTCCCAGTATTTCTATGATACCGATGCAGAGTTTCTGAGGAATTTCAATAAGGTACGGACTCAAGAAGAGTTTGATAAGTGGGCTGAGCAATGGATATTCAGCTGTGACAGTCATATGGACTACCTGAAGAAACTCGGCGTTGAGCGTTTGGAAAGCTTGAGGGCTGGAGTATTGGGCTATTCTAGACGGGTGAAAAGGGGGAAGAGATAAATGAGTGCTAAGACCGAATACGCAAAGCCAGGCGAATTCAAGCCGATAGATCTGTTAGCTGCTGCGGCGGCTAGAGAAGTAAAGGATGGGGACGTGGTGTTTGCCGGTACAGGGCTGCCGATGTTGGCTATTACCTTGGCTCAGTACGAGCATGCGCCAAACGCGGTTTGCATATACGAAGCCGGGAGCATAGGAGGAAGACCCATTGACATACCGACTTCGGTAGGAGACGCTCGTTGTGCGTACCAGGCTTCGAAATCGGCTGGGTTGTTCGAGACTTTCTACGGGCAGTTGCACGCTGGTTATGTGGATCTCGGTTTCTTAGGCGGGGCGGAGATAGATAAGTACGGCAATGTCAATACCACGGTTGTTGGCGATTACGCTCGTCCTAAGAAGAGATTCAGCGGAAGCGGCGGCAACGCGGACATTAACTCCTTTGCTAGAAGGACCGTATTCATCATGGTTCAGGAAAAGCGCCGGTTTAACGAGCACGTCGACTATATAACCTCGCCCGGCTGGAGGATTCCCAGGTGGCCGAGTGGGGAATTTGTTCATAAGAGAGAAATCTACGGAAAATTCTTCCACGGAGGGCCGGTAGCGGTCATTACGGATATGGCTATTTTCCGTTTCGATGAAGAAGGGCTAATGTATTTGGATACAGTGCATCCCGGGTTCAGCGTGGAAGACGTTAAGAACAACGTTTCTTTCGACCTGAATGTATCTAGGGTGAAGGGTGAAACCTTACCTCCAACCTACCATCAATTGGAACTGCTGTATACTAAGGTTGACCCAGAAGGGATATTCTTACCGTAAGTCAGGCTAAAGTATAAAAAAAGGCCCAAGTATCCCCGGAAACGGCCGGGGAATTTTTTTGGCTTGATTCGCAAACCTGTAGAACGGGTTTAGATTCGAAGGAGTCTGGTAATACTCAAAGGAAAAGAGGGTAAAGGGGTTTTGAACTTGCACCGCACATTGATAGTACTCTTGCTTTTCGGCACCCTTCTGGGATTGGTGAACATGGAGCAAATGAATCAAATCCAGGTATACAACCAGGTTCTCAGGCTGCACGTGATTGCCAACAGCGATTCCCGACAAGACCAAGCCTTGAAGCTGAAAGTCAAAGACAGGATTGTCACTTTGATGCGAAAAGAGCTGGACAACGTCCGGGATGTTGAAGAAGCAAGAAACCGGACACGTCAATGCTTGCCTTTGATTCAGAAAACGGCGCAAGCGGAGATAAAAAACCAGGGATACGATTACCCCGTTCGCGTGTTGATGGGAGAGTATGAGTTCCCCACCAAGCTCTACGGGGATATGGTATTTCCCCAGGGGCGTTATGAAGCTGTAAGGGTAATTATCGGGGAGGGACGAGGACATAACTGGTGGTGCGTGCTGTTCCCGCCTTTGTGCCTGGTTTCTTCACAGGATCAAGGTTTAACCCTGAATGCGGACTCTGCATATTCTGGATATGAAGTGAGACTGAAGCTGCGGGAAATTTGGAAGAAAGAGGTGCGGGTCACGACTAATTAAGCCACAGATGCACACAGATTTTTGCAGATTTACACAGATAATTGTTAGGATTGGTCTAATAGTTGCCCAGGGGAGACCATTAGATTTTCCTTGCTTTAGTGGCAACACCTTGGGACATCGATGGGAGACTGCGAAGATTTCCTATTAAACTACATCTGTGAACATCTGTGTAAATCAGCCGGGCACTCAGCTTGGTTAAGTTGCAACATGTTATTAGGTTGTAGGACGAGTTTGTAGCTGATTTAGAGGTATGCTGAGTGCCGGGTCTGTGGCTCATTACTGGGGTCGGTGGACTGGCGTTTTTTTTTGGGTACAATATAATTGAAGCTGTAGACAAAGCTGCGAATGAAGAAGGCAAGACCATGCTCAAAACAGTGACAATAGAAGCACCGGCTAAGATAAACCTCACCCTTGATGTTAAGGGGCGGCGTCCCGACGGGTACCATGAAATCGAAACCGTAATGCACCAGATAGACTTGGTGGACAGAGTATCCCTGCGAGTAAGTTCTGA
The sequence above is drawn from the Syntrophothermus lipocalidus DSM 12680 genome and encodes:
- a CDS encoding HlyD family secretion protein, producing the protein MLKKLTGVWSRLSKKTKLAAVAIAVLLVGIAGWKLIGAGSKDTGYITYQASYADIVQTATASGQVEPVQSVTLTFKSQGYVQECKVKVGDTVKAGQVLAVERSEDLETALEQAQASLDNARASYNRLVSAYPHKVAQAQAQVDQSKSSLDMAKAEFERAQPLFEAGVISQSDLDSARASYQSALSQYQNALSNLELTKDKGDIEVAAAQLKSAEAQVAQAQNNLKNCVMTAPFDGFVAAITGNTGQWTAAGTASEASSSQFSITVSSTELQLAAQVNEADISKVKVGQKVTFTVNAYPDREFSGKLLSLSPLATTSNNVQVYDAVISIDDYQDLRAGMPASITIIVGEAKNVLAVPQSALDYGETYLASNRSLSKTGTDVRSSSSQARSQTKETSNFSGRATNQASNRKPIVVLVDGKEALKWVETGLSDDVSIEIKSGLKEGEVVITSKVNSTATSTSSTSTRSSTRNNAGPAFPGGPFMH
- a CDS encoding CoA transferase subunit A, with translation MGRPEKISLKEAASLIKDGDLVAFSGFTIWRRPVALCYELVRQGRKNLHLFEVQGGFHSDMLVGAGCVKIWEGSWMGQEILGKVGENLSRKQCAGEILTEDFSHGHAVARIVAGSLGLPFFPTALAMGTDILNPKYDMLGNAGLRDGSNPKIPRKKYDVMKDPFYDMGELLLMPAVNPNWALIYAPYVGTEGTVRVLAQSYNDMDVIKASDKVIVICEEIVPDEYLRREPERNIASGYEIDYIVECPWAAHPTGSQYFYDTDAEFLRNFNKVRTQEEFDKWAEQWIFSCDSHMDYLKKLGVERLESLRAGVLGYSRRVKRGKR
- a CDS encoding ABC transporter ATP-binding protein, with translation MTQSAPLIQCRGLTKVYPLSGVEVMALRGIDLDIDRGEMVAIMGPSGSGKSTLLNILGGMDRQTSGTYILEGVEVNQLDDRELSILRNKRLGVVFQRYNLLARSTALENVKLPLYYAGHDSATAEKIAMEMLDTLGISELASHRPNQMSGGQQQRVAIARALVNQPAVLLADEPTGALDSVTSEEIMRLFQEVNRMHGVTVVVITHEANIAQFCDRQVSMRDGLIVCDSKYM
- a CDS encoding CoA-transferase subunit beta — encoded protein: MSAKTEYAKPGEFKPIDLLAAAAAREVKDGDVVFAGTGLPMLAITLAQYEHAPNAVCIYEAGSIGGRPIDIPTSVGDARCAYQASKSAGLFETFYGQLHAGYVDLGFLGGAEIDKYGNVNTTVVGDYARPKKRFSGSGGNADINSFARRTVFIMVQEKRRFNEHVDYITSPGWRIPRWPSGEFVHKREIYGKFFHGGPVAVITDMAIFRFDEEGLMYLDTVHPGFSVEDVKNNVSFDLNVSRVKGETLPPTYHQLELLYTKVDPEGIFLP
- a CDS encoding ATP-binding protein, translated to MRANLFTKLMASYLAITLVTLIAVGLATSQLLANYFYTSKQHELERKGQELALLVSAYLEGNPEQPIDPMLVTLGHFLNARVLLVDKENLQLASAGVPLHPPLWLTAGEAERILNGETISSRGYHKRFQEAVLSVTVPVYAQDQVAGALAIAAPIAGLTATINAIRSLILYAAAAAVVLSALVGTWLSRSISRPLSQMSRITREMAKGNFDQRIEVTTSDEVGQLAQDFNYLAESLDATVTALFREKSKIESILAHMAEGVLAVDGQGQVILANTAISRTLAVKPEDIINRPLSELPFSGIPEVFASVTDSGEPRSAELDLNGGKTCVLIHVAPLTNGAGKISGAVGVLQDITDIKNLEVWRRDLVANVSHELRTPLTSIRGFIEAILDGTISDPEAQRHYLKVIHQETVRLTRLIRELLDLAQMEAGKIVWELHPIEVSELVSRVLFKLGPQLEQHQISVKVDISQSLPLMLANEDRMEQVLTNLVENAIRYSPPGKTVTVKAGSDNGLVQIEVSDEGPGIPEEDLPYIWDRFHRVEKSRSRSLGGTGLGLAIVKQIVEAHGGKVGVHSQPGQGSTFFFSIPAVPAEN
- the spoIIR gene encoding stage II sporulation protein R; the protein is MHRTLIVLLLFGTLLGLVNMEQMNQIQVYNQVLRLHVIANSDSRQDQALKLKVKDRIVTLMRKELDNVRDVEEARNRTRQCLPLIQKTAQAEIKNQGYDYPVRVLMGEYEFPTKLYGDMVFPQGRYEAVRVIIGEGRGHNWWCVLFPPLCLVSSQDQGLTLNADSAYSGYEVRLKLREIWKKEVRVTTN
- a CDS encoding PepSY-associated TM helix domain-containing protein codes for the protein MILKTIRKLHLWTGVIVAVFLLLQSITGLILANSHWSGQGPPRAGFDASLGLNESTQVGTPGWEGPGLQRGRAGSGGPYAGGRDLGTLAVIRALHEGRAGNYDFSLLLDVVAIGFILVTITGLILAYKVLKRPKEKARLKNGDARHEIPEAPAGDATTPDNGAYAPGSNVNEDSPDRAKGE
- a CDS encoding response regulator transcription factor, with protein sequence MASTILVVEDEELVQELLRLYLEKEGYAVEAAWDGEEALSKFRSNNPDLVILDIMLPKKDGWTVCREIRAMSNAPIIMLTAKGEESDRVLGLDLGADDYVCKPFSPIELVARVKAVLRRTSLANQDGNRVLFYPGLTVNYDSHLVEVDGRRVSLTPKEFELLWFLASHPGKVYSREQLLSYVWDYDYLGDPRTVDTHIKRLREKLESGVKQRYIRTVWGRGYKFEVAE
- a CDS encoding TolC family protein, whose protein sequence is MRKSLVIALTVLFGMLSICPPARAADQTQSLTLEQAVEMALSYSPSLKTKELSLEQAEYEREAAATAVSYTPTGQADAETEKAFNNLVQKDLNWQVAKKEFASQKDSVTIQVYQAYFNVLQAQAALTAAEKSYAYADYQKRAAVLKHQFGKASLLEVKQQENSCQAAQAQLETAKQNLEDAYLKLDQLIGLSSSARPVLTDEPAYDPVEITSIEAEVSRALDESPTVKRAQLSVNQAQIALDIYSFSNAEYNSYKAQQLSIPMAEQNLVSAKNQLEQQVRSLYSSITQLEKNYQNLLSQSQTAQQNLEWTQLKLKYGAASRMEVAQAEAEAAKAYQSLLEAKCQHAVLAKAFATPWAYSGS